In the Bombiscardovia apis genome, CAAGCCCTGCTCTGAACCAGCCGAGCGAATCTCATAATTGCGATCCCCAAGCTCGGTGCCATAGGCAGGATTATCCATCAAATGGCCCACCCAAGAGACGTGAGGACTACGGCGGATGAACTCCTCAGCAGAGCGAGCACAGGCCAGCTGCGAATAGGCCTCAGCAGGAGCACTCCCCGACTCTTGCGCCACCCGGTTGAGAGCCACTTGTTCAAATCTGCCCAAAATAGAAGCCACCGGCTCGTCGACAGTAGTGATGCCAGCTACCGAGATGGGTCCGGGAATAGCGCGGACAGAATCGGCACTATAGCGCGAATCTTCGGACTGCCAGAGCTGGTCCTGCCCCCACCAGCGCAGGAGGTCGTTGTCGATAATCGGTACGAAAGGCATGGGCTTGGGGTATTCGCGCACCAAAACAGGGAACCAAGCCACATCAGCGGGAGTCACCTTGAGATCGCCAGCCTGCGGGTAGGCCTGACTCAAGCGCTGCAAGGCCTGCTCGGGCTCGCGCACATCCTCGCGGCCCACAAACATAGACTCAAACTCGCCCGTCTCCTTACTGCACACACGAGCTTCCACCCGGCGCAGCAAGTGCAGGAAGCGGTCAACGTAGGTATCATCGGCCCAAGGGCAGGCCAACTCAGCAAAGCGCTGGGCCCACTGGAGGTAGGTCATGGATTCCAAATCACCAAAGTAGGGCTTGGCCGTCTTGCTGAGGGCCGTAATAATCTCCGCCCGGCGGGTTTCCAACTCTTCCGGATGCTTCATCACGCGCACCAGCAGACGTCCGCAGGCAGCCGAAGCATTCTCCAACTCGTAAATATCGGCATGCAAGTGACTTAAGCCGGAGCCCACGCCGCCCACCGACTCACCTGAGGGCACCCAACGCTCGCCAATAGGAGCGAAAGGATCAGGGTCTCGCTGAGTCATATCAATACCGGGAGTGGCCACCAGAGCCTGCTTGACTTCCGGGCTGGTGTGAGCCTCCTTAGCGGTCATAGCCGCAGTACCAATCATGACGGCATCGACTGGCATATCTGGCAGACCATAGGCGCGCGACCAGGAGCCGGAAATATAGTCGGCAGCACGCTCAGGAGTACCAATTCCGCCACCCGCAACCAAGATGATGTTCTCACATTCACGCACTTGGGCATAAGTAGTTGAAAGCAGGTCGTCGAGCGATTCCCAAGAGTGGTGACCGCCCGCAGCGCCACCTTCCACCTGCATCATCACAGGCTTGGGAACTACTTTCTTGGCAATCGCCACTACCTGACGAATTTGATCAACCGTGCCCGGCTTGAAAGCCACGTAGGGGAAGCCGTCCGCGTTGAGCTGGGAGATAAGCTCCTGAGCCTCATCGAGTTCGGGAATGCCGGCGGAGACCACCACACCGTCAATGGGAGCGCCGGACTCGCGCTTTTTCGAGACGATGCGCTGGGAACCAAATTGCAGATTCCACAAGTAGCGGTCCATAAACATAGCGTTAAATTCGACTGTGCGGCCTTCTTCGAGCTCATGCTCCAACTCTTGCATGTGCTTGTCGAAAACTTCAGCGGTCACCTGACCACCGCCAGCCAGCTCGGCCCAATAACCAGCGTTAGCAGCAGCAGCCACGATTTGCGGGTCTACCGTGGTGGGCGTCATGCCAGCCAGCAGCACCGGAGGCTTGCCCGTGAGCCTGCTGAAGGCTGTGGAAATCTTCTGCCCCGCAGGCGTATTGATAAGAGCGGGCTTGAAGTTGGCCCAATTCTGGCTGCGCTCGGGCTGGCCTTCGAGAGTAGACAGGGCCGCGCGCTGAGCGTTTGTGCCAGCTTCAACCACGCCCACGCCCGTGCCTTGCGTCAGGTTACCCACCAATTTGCCCAAGGTCTCCCCCGGCCCAAAGTCCACCAACCACAGCTTGCTAGGCTCACTCTGCGCCAAGACCGCACTCACCTGACCGGCCCAATCAACCGGGCGCACCAAGACTTCATCGGCCAAAAGCCGGGCCCGCTCAGCGTCCAAACCGCAGCTGGTAGCCCAAGCCGTGGCCTCTTCAACCGCGTCTTGCATGAGCGGAGAATGGAAGGGCAGGCTGACTTCCAAATATTCGAGCACCGGAGCGAAGGGGGTGCCGCCGCGCACCTTGCTCTCGCGCAATGCGGCCTGACGCTTGGCTTCTTTGCCCGCTTCGATAGCGAAAGCAGCCAAATCTTCCGGATACCCAGAAAGCACCAAATGACGCTGAGAATTGGTAACCGCTACCGAAATCGGGCCCCGCGGCGAGTTTACGCGGCCCACCAAAATCTCCACCTGCTGAGCAGTCGCCCCGCGCACCGAAAGCATGGGAGTGGCCTGGCCTTGGGCATGAATACCGAGGCGGCGCAACTGCCGAGTACCAGCGGCACCAATAAGCATGGCAGTAGCGAGAATCTGGTCAATTTCGCGGCTGGCAGCGCCTAAAGAACCGGCAGTTTGTATGGCCCGAGCCATGTGTACAGGCAGAACTCCCTGAGAGTGGCCCAGTAGCGCCAGCGGGCGAGAATCTGCCAATCGGTATCCCATCTGGTCCATGTCAATGAGGGCACCCAGCTGGGCGAGCGCAATGCCGGGCACCGAAGCGGAAGCGTCTGCCGCAGCACCCAGTTTTGCCGGATTGGCCTGATAGGAGAAGAGGTCGAGCGGGCGGCCGTTGGTGGCCAGCAGGTCCGCAGACACGGCGCTGAGCAGACGTGAAGCCGACTGCGCATGCTCCTTCAAGAGCCCTTCCATGTTCGGATCGCGCACCAAATCAGATAGAGCCGAGGTCCAGGGCGTGGATTGACCAGCGAAGAGTAGGGCGTGGGGCTCCTGAGCGAGTCGGTCAATGAAGAGTGGGTTTGTCATGATTTCCTTTTTTCTCGAATCTAACTGTTCTGGTCTGGTTTGCTAAGCGTTTCTATGGTTTACCAGCCATCACAAGGGCTGATTTCCGTGGTGTTTGTCCACTAATCGCTTCCTGCGCTTGGAGGCGAGGGTGCGCAAAGCGTCGACGATGGACTCGCGGGTCTGGTCGGGGTCGATCATGGCGTCTATCTCGCCCATTTCCAGCGAAAGATTGGCGTTGACGGTACTGCTCTCATAATCGGCCACCAGCTGCGAGCGCAGAGCGTCTACATCTTGGCCTGCCTCCTTGGCTTTTTGCAGGTCGCGCCGGTGGATAATATTGACGGCTCCCTGAGCACCTAGCACGGCAATTTGCGAGGTGGGCCAAGCGAAATTGATGTCTGCGCCAATCGACTTTGACCCCATCACAATGTAGGAACCGCCGAAAGCCTTGCGCAAGACCACCGTCACCAGCGGCACTTGAGCGTTGGCATAGGCGTATATGACCTTGGCTCCGCGGCGAATAATGCCCGCGTGCTCCTGATCCGAACCAGGCTTGTAGCCGGGCGTATCTACCAAAGTGATTACTGGCAGGTTGAAGGCATCGCACAGGCGCACGAACCGGGCCACTTTTTCGGAAGAGTCTACGTCCAAACTGCCCGCATTTACTAGCGGCTGATTGGCTACTATGCCCACCGGATGCCCCTCCAAGCAGGCAAAACCAACCACTGCTGAAGGGGCAAACAGCTCGTGGACTTGCACAAATTCGCCGTAATCGGCAATGTTGCGCACCACGTCGAGCACGTCGTAAGGCTGGCGGTCGCTCTCGGGCACCACGCTCACCAAGCGCTTAGCAGCCTCGCGCTCAGCATGGCCGGAAGCATAGGCGTAAGTGGGCGCATCCTCGTTAGCATTGGCAGGCAAATAAGCCAGCACCGTGCGCGCGTAGTCGATAGCATCAGCCTCGTCCGCGCCCAAATAGTGGGCCACGCCCGAGGTGGAGGAGTGCACTTGGCCGCCGCCCAGCCCGTCCATGCTAATCACCTCGCCTGTTGCCGCCTTCACCACGTCGGGGCCGGTGACGAACATGTTGGAGTTTTCGCGGGTCATAATAATAAGGTCAGTCAGCGCTGGGCAGTAGACCGCTCCCCCGGCGCAAGGCCCTAGAATTAGGGAAATCTGCGGCACAAAGCCTGAGGCTTGGCAGGTTTTGCGGAAGATGTGCCCGTACTGGGTAAGCGCCGCCACGCCCTCTTGAATGCGTGCGCCGCCCGAGTCAATCAGGGCCACTATCGGCACCCTAATCTCCATAGCCAAGTCCATGAGACGGCAGATTTTTTGCCCTTCTGCCTGCCCTAGTGTGCCGCCGCGCACCGAAAAGTCTTGCGCGTAAACGGCCACTTTACGCCCGTAGACCTGCCCGAAACCGGTGATAACCGCCGAACCAGCTTTGCCGCCTGCGATGTCGCCGCCTGCGAAACGGCCGACTTCTTCGAAGGTGTCCGAGTCAAAGAGCAGGTCGAGGCGCTCTCGGGCGGTGTGCTTGCCCTTGGCGTGCTGGCGGTCGCGGGCCCGCTCTTCGGCTTCTTTAGCGAGGCTGGCTGCTCGGGCTATGGCCTGCCGCACGGGCTGCTTGTTCTCGGAAGCAGGCTCAGCTGCGCCCGGCGCTTGCGTCTTGGGAGTAGGGTTAACGGTTCTTACCGCTGCCGCACTTGCTCTCATTGCTGCCCTCCTTGCTGCTCATCATTCGCGCCGGCCTCGCCGCTTTTGCCCGCCTGCGCTTGCTTGCCCGATTCTCTCGATTCAGCCGACTTACCCGACTCTGCGCCCGCACCACGCTCCTTGTTGCCACTGTGCAAGTCGAGCTCCACCAAGGTTTGGCCAGGATCTACACCGTCGGCGACCCCTACGTTTATCTTGCGTACCCGCCCCTTGGCCGGAGCGTACACATAGTTTTCCATCTTCATCGATTCGAGCACCACCAGCAGGTCGCCCTTGTCGACTTCCTGCCCTTGAGCCACCTGAATACGGGTCACGACCGCCTGCATGGTGGCCACAATCACGCCAGAGCGGGCCGCATCCTCACCCTCGTTGCGACTGCGCCTGTCCTTCATTCCCTGCCCACGCAAGGGTTGCTGCAAACGCAAGTTCGCCCTACTGCCGCCGTTTCCGCTGGCTCGCGCCGCCACGCCGACCGCGCCCGCAATCATCGATTGGGGTAGGGTGAGCGTCACGCGCTTGTTATCAACCTCAATATTGAAGGTCTCAACTGGCTCTTCCTCTTCTTCTGCCCCACTCACCGAAGCTGGCTGGCCCGCCTTGACTGCTTGCGGCTCCATAGTGAGATAGTTGCGCTCCACCCATTTGGTTGAAATATCAAAGGAATGGCCGTGCTCGGCAGTAAATTCCGGGTTGGCGAATATCTGTTTGAAAAGGCTAATTGGCGTGGGCACACCCTCCACGCTTATCTCTTTCAAAGCCCGGCGCACGCGAGCCACGGCGGCCTCGCGGGTCTGTGCGCTCACAATGAGCTTGCCCATCATCGAATCGTCTCGCGGAGAGACCGTATTGCCTACGTCCACGCCCGAATCGATGCGAATACCAGGGCCGGAGGGCCAGTGCAGGGCTTCAATCGTGCCCGAGCTGGGAGTCAGATTCGTAGCCGGATCCTCGGAGGTAATACGTAGCTCGAAGGAGTGCCCACGCGGTGCGGGAGCTGGGGTGAGCGGCCCTCCCGAAGCGATGACCAGCTGCTCGCGCACCAAGTCCAGTCCACTCACTTCCTCGCTGACCGTGTGCTCCACTTGCAAGCGCGGGTTGACCTCTAAAAAGTAGATTTTCTCTAGCGGAGTCACCAAAAATTCGCAGGTACCCAATCCCACGTAGCCCACCGCTTCGAAGAGCCTGCGCGAGTACTCCTCCAACTTGGAGGCCACCACATACGACAGATAGGGCGCGGGGGCTTCCTCTACCAGCTTTTGGTTGCGGCGCTGGAGGGAGCAGTCGCGGGTGGAGTAGACCGTGAAGGAGCCGTTGCGGTCGCGGCCAGACTGCGTTTCCACATGCCGGGCCCTATCCACAAACTTCTCGATGAAATAGTCGCCCAAATCCCCGCCCTGCAAGGCATCGTGGTTCATGTAAAAGGTGCGCAGCTCGTCGTCGTCGTGAATGAGCGTAATGCCTCGCCCGCCGCCACCGTCCGCCTTCTTCATCATGACCGGATAGCCCGCGCTCTGAGCAAAGTCGAGCAGGGTACGAATGTCGGTCACGGGCTCGCTAATGCCCGGAACGGTAGGCACTTTGGCGCGCTCAGCCACTTTGCAGGCTTGTATCTTATCGCCCAAATCGACCAAGACTTGAGCCGAAGGCCCCACCCAAGCAATGCCCACTTCGGCTACTTTACGGGCAAAAGAGGGCACTTCGGAGAGGAAACCATAGCCAGGATGGACCGCGTCAGCCCCCGAACGCTTGACAAGGTCGAGGATGGCATCTTCGTTCAAATAGGTCTGATTGTTGGTTTCACCGGGAAGCAGGTATGCCTCGTCGGCCATACGCACGTAGGCAGCGTCGCGGTCCTGATTGGCATAGACGGCAACGGTAGCGATGCCCATTTCTTGGGCCGTACGCACCACGCGCAGCGCAATCTCGCCCCTATTCGCAATAAGCAGCTTCTTCATGGAACCTCCCGCAGTCAACCATTTGTATAACGTTTCTTGGGCTTATTTTTGAGGGTTAACCGCCCACCCCACCCGCGCCGGGATCAAAGCAAGCACCCTACGTTTGCTTCATATCCGAACCTTGGGTAGGCAAACTCGGCAGCACGCCCACATCCGCAGTAGACACCGAGACCCGCTCGCCGCTGCCATCTTCAACCAGCAGCGTGGCATCCGCCGCAATCTGCACGGCCGTACCCTTCAAGTTCGGCCCAGCAACCGGGCGCACTTCCACCGGCTTGCCCAAAGTCCAAGACCGCTCAACCACGCGCTCATGCAAATCGCAAAAGGCCTGCTGCGCCTCATCCCCGCTCTGAGCAAGCGCAGTCAACTCCCGGCTAATATGCTCGCTTACGCTTACTGCCAGCTGGTTTCTTAAGGATTCATACCCAGACAGCGGCCAATAGTGATATTGCAAAGAAGTTGACTCAGCAGTCGGCAGCGAATCGGCAGGAACGAAAAGGTTCAGCCCTACTCCCGCCACAAGTACGGACCACTGCGGCCCCACCGGCAGCGCCTCGCAGAGCACGCCAGCCAGCTTGCGACCCGAGCAGAATAAGTCATTGGGCCACTTCAACCGCAAGGCTTGGTCAAAGCGCTTTCCGGTCAGGTTGCGAGCGCCGCAAGCGGTCAAAGTCTGCTCAAGTCCGCCTGCAACAGCCATGCCCACAGCCATCGGAAGCCAGCCAGCAGTGGGCCCGGTAAGCAAGTCAGTCGGCACCGCAACCGCCCAAGACGCCAGGAAGGACTGCCCAGATTGGTTGTACCAAACGCGGTCTAAGCGCCCCCGGCAGCGAGTCTGCTGGTCAGCAATTGCTAGAGCGAGGGGAAGAACTGGCGGCGCACCTACACCTACTTGGTTGGGCTCTTGCAAGGACTGCCAGCCCGGCTCTAAGCCCAGTTGGCGCAGGCGCTCGCGGGCATCATCGCCCGGCAAAGCAGCAAGCGTGCGCGCAAGGTAAGTATTGGTGGAATCCACGCTTTCCATAAGGCGCAATGAGCTGAGCGCGGGTGTCGATATGCCCCACGCCCCCTCCTGATTCACCTCTTGCGCTTGTTGGTTCACAAGTCACCAACCTAATCAGC is a window encoding:
- a CDS encoding biotin--[acetyl-CoA-carboxylase] ligase; translation: MNQQAQEVNQEGAWGISTPALSSLRLMESVDSTNTYLARTLAALPGDDARERLRQLGLEPGWQSLQEPNQVGVGAPPVLPLALAIADQQTRCRGRLDRVWYNQSGQSFLASWAVAVPTDLLTGPTAGWLPMAVGMAVAGGLEQTLTACGARNLTGKRFDQALRLKWPNDLFCSGRKLAGVLCEALPVGPQWSVLVAGVGLNLFVPADSLPTAESTSLQYHYWPLSGYESLRNQLAVSVSEHISRELTALAQSGDEAQQAFCDLHERVVERSWTLGKPVEVRPVAGPNLKGTAVQIAADATLLVEDGSGERVSVSTADVGVLPSLPTQGSDMKQT
- a CDS encoding acyl-CoA carboxylase subunit beta; translated protein: MRASAAAVRTVNPTPKTQAPGAAEPASENKQPVRQAIARAASLAKEAEERARDRQHAKGKHTARERLDLLFDSDTFEEVGRFAGGDIAGGKAGSAVITGFGQVYGRKVAVYAQDFSVRGGTLGQAEGQKICRLMDLAMEIRVPIVALIDSGGARIQEGVAALTQYGHIFRKTCQASGFVPQISLILGPCAGGAVYCPALTDLIIMTRENSNMFVTGPDVVKAATGEVISMDGLGGGQVHSSTSGVAHYLGADEADAIDYARTVLAYLPANANEDAPTYAYASGHAEREAAKRLVSVVPESDRQPYDVLDVVRNIADYGEFVQVHELFAPSAVVGFACLEGHPVGIVANQPLVNAGSLDVDSSEKVARFVRLCDAFNLPVITLVDTPGYKPGSDQEHAGIIRRGAKVIYAYANAQVPLVTVVLRKAFGGSYIVMGSKSIGADINFAWPTSQIAVLGAQGAVNIIHRRDLQKAKEAGQDVDALRSQLVADYESSTVNANLSLEMGEIDAMIDPDQTRESIVDALRTLASKRRKRLVDKHHGNQPL
- a CDS encoding acetyl/propionyl/methylcrotonyl-CoA carboxylase subunit alpha encodes the protein MKKLLIANRGEIALRVVRTAQEMGIATVAVYANQDRDAAYVRMADEAYLLPGETNNQTYLNEDAILDLVKRSGADAVHPGYGFLSEVPSFARKVAEVGIAWVGPSAQVLVDLGDKIQACKVAERAKVPTVPGISEPVTDIRTLLDFAQSAGYPVMMKKADGGGGRGITLIHDDDELRTFYMNHDALQGGDLGDYFIEKFVDRARHVETQSGRDRNGSFTVYSTRDCSLQRRNQKLVEEAPAPYLSYVVASKLEEYSRRLFEAVGYVGLGTCEFLVTPLEKIYFLEVNPRLQVEHTVSEEVSGLDLVREQLVIASGGPLTPAPAPRGHSFELRITSEDPATNLTPSSGTIEALHWPSGPGIRIDSGVDVGNTVSPRDDSMMGKLIVSAQTREAAVARVRRALKEISVEGVPTPISLFKQIFANPEFTAEHGHSFDISTKWVERNYLTMEPQAVKAGQPASVSGAEEEEEPVETFNIEVDNKRVTLTLPQSMIAGAVGVAARASGNGGSRANLRLQQPLRGQGMKDRRSRNEGEDAARSGVIVATMQAVVTRIQVAQGQEVDKGDLLVVLESMKMENYVYAPAKGRVRKINVGVADGVDPGQTLVELDLHSGNKERGAGAESGKSAESRESGKQAQAGKSGEAGANDEQQGGQQ